The segment GTCGAGCCAACAAGGCGGACCAGGTGATGGCACAGAACAGACTGGCCCGAAACAAACTGTAGGAGCGGCCTTGTGTCGCGATGCGCCGCGCGGGCGGCGCTCGATCTGATAGGCGCTGCAAGGGTTGTGGCGAGCACCTGGCAGCCCATACAAGCACCTTGAGCGGGAAAGGCCCTTGGCACCCTCAAAAGAACCTACCCCTCCATCCCCCCAATCAACGCCCACAACCGCGGATCATCAAAATCCTCGATCACCAGCTGCGCCCCCGCCTCATGCAACTTCTCGGCAGGCTGCGTGGTTGCCAGCCCCACGGTATAAATACCAGCGCCACTGGCCGCCTGCACGCCGGGCAAGGAATCCTCGAAGGCCAGCGCCTGGGCGGCGTTGGCCCCCAGCTTCTGCAGCCCGGTGAGGTAGGGCAGCGGGTCGGGTTTGGGGCGGGCCAGCTCATCGCTGACCAGCACATGGTCGAACCACTCGTTCAGGCCCATGGCCCCCAGCATGTGCTCGGCATTCAGCCGCGGCGCGTTGGTCACCACGCACATGCCGATGGCCTGCAGGCGTGCATGCTTGAGCAGGCGCAGCAGGCCGGGCAGGGGCTCGAGGGTGGGGGACAGCTCACGGAACAACGCCTCTTTGCGTTCGGCCAGGGCCTGGCGCTGGGCGGCGCTGGCGGCGGGGAACAGCTCGGCGAACAGCAGGCCGTTGGAGCGCCCGCTGATCTGGCTGTTGAACTGCGCCTGGGTCAGTTCGCGGCCGTCATGCTCGTGC is part of the Pseudomonas fakonensis genome and harbors:
- a CDS encoding HAD family hydrolase; translation: MLTALLFDLDGTLTDTDTLHLQAFRKLLHEHDGRELTQAQFNSQISGRSNGLLFAELFPAASAAQRQALAERKEALFRELSPTLEPLPGLLRLLKHARLQAIGMCVVTNAPRLNAEHMLGAMGLNEWFDHVLVSDELARPKPDPLPYLTGLQKLGANAAQALAFEDSLPGVQAASGAGIYTVGLATTQPAEKLHEAGAQLVIEDFDDPRLWALIGGMEG